The sequence below is a genomic window from Candidatus Babeliales bacterium.
TTCCATTTGGGAAGCGGCAGATTTGGCTGCACACTACAATGTTGATAATTTGATTGGCATTGTAGACTGCAACCGCTTGGCGCAATCTGATGAAGGCATTAACGGCCACCACGTTGAAAAAATTGCCGCCAAATTTGAAGCGTTTGGCTGGAAGGCTTTTGTTATTCACGGCCACAACATGACCGAGATTATGTCAGCATTTCACGAGGCACAACAAGCAGGCAAGCCGGCTGTTATTGTTGCAAAAACCTTTAAAGGCCACGGCTTGGCAGGTATTGAAAATAAACTCGGCTTTCACGGCAAACCGTTTAGCGCACCTGAAGAGCACGAGGCTATTGAAAAACTCAAGAGCCATTTCAAAGAGGCGTACGAATATAATCACAATCTTGATCTCCATAAAATTCACGCACCAGAAACTACTAATTTGTGCTTTCAAAAACAACAACCAGACATTAAAATTGATCTAGCCAGCGATTCACAAGTAAAACACTTTGGTGGGTCAGAAAAAATTGCAACCCGCCAAGCATTTGGCTACGCATTGGCAGCACTAGGCCGAGCCAGCAAGGCAGTCTTTGCGCTAGACGCTGACGTGCAAAACTCAACCTACACAGAATATTTTGAACGCGAATTCCCTGACCGCTTTGTACAATGCTTTGTTGCTGAACAAAACATGATCAGCGTGGCAACAGGCCTGCAAGCACGCGGCAACATTCCATTTGCTGCTACCTTTGCCGCATTTTTCACGCGCGCACACGACCAAATTAGAATGGCAGGCATTGGCCGCAATGCACTGCGTTTGTGCGGTTCGCACGTGGGCGTTTCAATTGGCGAAGACGGCCCTTCACAAATGGGCTTAGAAGATATTGCGCTGTTTCGCAGCGTGCCAAACTCGATTGTTTTGTACCCAAGCGACGGCGTTTCTACCTACAAATTGACGCAAGAAATGGCCAACTACCACGACGGCGTTTCGTACCTGCGCACCACACGGGCAGCAACGGCCAATCTATACGACGCCTGCGAAGAGTTCCCTGTTGGTGGCTGCAAAGTTTTGCATGAAACAGACGATCAAGATATTGTCTGCGTTATTGCGGCCGGCATTACCCTGCATGAGGCGCTTAAAGCTTATAAGCTCTTAAAAGAACAAGGCATTCACATCGCGGTTATCGATTTGTACTCAATTAAACCTATCGATGCCAAAACGATTATCAAAATTGCCTCAAAGTCACATCACGGCATTATTACTGTTGAAGATCATTACAGCCAGGGCGGAATTGGTGAAGCAGTAGCACATGCGGTGGTTAACGAAAACATTAAAATTAAGAGTTTAGCAGTTAAACACATCTCCCGTTCTGGCAGCCCAGCAGAGCTTTTGGCTGATGCTGGCATAGACGCTCAAAGCATTGTTGACGCAGTGCAAACACAATATAGAAACGACTAATGAAAAAAGGCCCATTAAACGGGCCTTTTTTCTATTTTTCAAGAAAATTTTTGAATTCTAAATTAAATGAAGCCAGCTAAAAAACTGGCGGGGCTGACGGGACTCGAACCCGCGACCTTCCGCGTGACAGACGGACGCTCTAACCAACTGAGCTACAGCCCCTAAAATAAGTCAAAAGAACGACTTCAGTAGTGCTATTGTGCCATATTTAATGATTTTTGCAAGCAAATCCTAAACTTTCTTCTGTAAAGAAATGCTCGAGTACCAAGCCATCATCGCTACCTAGCAAGAATTTCTCGCCCTGCACCCACGGCATCTCTATGAACTTTATCTTCATCAAGAATAAAGCGACCAAGTAGGTATTGCTTAAAATGTTTCTTGCGCAGCAGTAAAGTACAATAGCCGGTTTTCAATGGTACAACATCAAGTTCTTTAACAAGTAACTGCATCGACTGTTTTACCCGCTCAAGGTCTTCTACACAGCTGGCCATAAGTTCAATTTCGAGAAATGTACCAAGACCAGCAACTTCATCAACACATATCGTAAATGCATCGCGCTTATAAGTAGTACGCCGTTTATCAACAACATAGTGCTCAACAAAATTGTTAACATATTTAAGATGGTCAAGATCAGCTATAATAAGCGGTTTTAAATCGAGGCTTACCAGTAAGGGATTAAGTCTTTCCAAATCTTGTACTTGCAATGGCAAGGCAAAACTATGCTCTTCGCAATAGTCTTGAATCGCTAAATCAGGATTTTCAAGCGTTGCACGATTAAATTTTATGTCCAATTTTTTGTTGTTGCGAATGCGTACAAAAATGCCCCTTTGATAAAGCAGCACTTGAGGATTGTCCAGATAAATATCGACATCATGCTTTTGATGTAATGTATCACATGATGAGAGGAATGAAGCAAGCTGTTGCG
It includes:
- a CDS encoding transketolase, coding for MNNDQRLFLENKALNLRIDSIRATSASKSGHPTSCLSAADIIAALFFNVLKHDLKNPKAANNDRFILSKGHAIPVVYAAYKALGVISDHELLSLRKFDSILEGHPTPRFIYNEAATGSLGQGLGVGLGMALHAKHHKLSFKTYVMMGDGEIAEGSIWEAADLAAHYNVDNLIGIVDCNRLAQSDEGINGHHVEKIAAKFEAFGWKAFVIHGHNMTEIMSAFHEAQQAGKPAVIVAKTFKGHGLAGIENKLGFHGKPFSAPEEHEAIEKLKSHFKEAYEYNHNLDLHKIHAPETTNLCFQKQQPDIKIDLASDSQVKHFGGSEKIATRQAFGYALAALGRASKAVFALDADVQNSTYTEYFEREFPDRFVQCFVAEQNMISVATGLQARGNIPFAATFAAFFTRAHDQIRMAGIGRNALRLCGSHVGVSIGEDGPSQMGLEDIALFRSVPNSIVLYPSDGVSTYKLTQEMANYHDGVSYLRTTRAATANLYDACEEFPVGGCKVLHETDDQDIVCVIAAGITLHEALKAYKLLKEQGIHIAVIDLYSIKPIDAKTIIKIASKSHHGIITVEDHYSQGGIGEAVAHAVVNENIKIKSLAVKHISRSGSPAELLADAGIDAQSIVDAVQTQYRND
- a CDS encoding CYTH domain-containing protein, with the translated sequence MNHFEIELRYELRTTQQLASFLSSCDTLHQKHDVDIYLDNPQVLLYQRGIFVRIRNNKKLDIKFNRATLENPDLAIQDYCEEHSFALPLQVQDLERLNPLLVSLDLKPLIIADLDHLKYVNNFVEHYVVDKRRTTYKRDAFTICVDEVAGLGTFLEIELMASCVEDLERVKQSMQLLVKELDVVPLKTGYCTLLLRKKHFKQYLLGRFILDEDKVHRDAVGAGREILAR